From a region of the Equus przewalskii isolate Varuska chromosome 2, EquPr2, whole genome shotgun sequence genome:
- the GPR3 gene encoding G-protein coupled receptor 3: protein MLWGASSPLAWLSAGPGNVNVSSVGSAEGTTGPAAPLPSPKAWDVVLCISGTLVSCENALVVAIIVGTPAFRAPMFLLVGNLAVADLLAGLGLVLHFAAVFCIGSEEMSLVLVGVLAMAFTASVGSLLAITVDRYLSLYNALTYYSETTVTRTYVMLALVWGGALGLGLLPVLAWNCRDARATCGVVYPFSKNHLVVLAVAFFMVFGIMLQLYAQICRIVCRHAQQIALQRHLLPATHYVATRKGIATLAVVLGAFAACWLPFAVYCLLGDAHSLPLYTYLTLLPATYNSMINPIIYAFRNQDVQKVLWAVCCGCSSSKILFRSRSPSDV, encoded by the coding sequence ATGCTGTGGGGTGCAAGCAGCCCCCTGGCTTGGCTCTCTGCTGGCCCAGGCAACGTGAACGTCAGCAGTGTGGGCTCAGCAGAGGGGACCACAGGCCCAGCTGCACCGCTGCCCTCACCCAAGGCCTGGGACGTAGTGCTGTGCATCTCGGGCACCCTGGTGTCCTGTGAGAACGCGCTGGTGGTGGCCATCATTGTGGGCACTCCTGCCTTCCGTGCCCCCATGTTCCTGCTGGTGGGCAACCTGGCCGTGGCAGACCTTctggcaggcctggggctggTCCTGCACTTTGCCGCTGTCTTCTGCATTGGCTCAGAGGAGATGAGCCTGGTGCTGGTTGGCGTCCTGGCGATGGCCTTTACCGCCAGCGTTGGCAGTCTACTGGCCATCACCGTTGATCGCTATCTTTCTCTGTACAATGCCCTCACCTACTACTCAGAGACAACCGTGACACGGACCTATGTGATGCTGGCCCTAGTGTGGGGGGGCgcgctgggcctggggctgctgcCTGTGCTGGCCTGGAACTGCAGGGATGCCCGGGCCACATGTGGCGTGGTATATCCATTCTCCAAGAACCATCTGGTGGTCCTGGCTGTTGCCTTCTTCATGGTGTTTGGCATCATGCTGCAGCTCTATGCCCAGATCTGCCGCATCGTCTGCCGCCATGCCCAGCAGATTGCCCTCCAGCGGCACCTGCTGCCCGCCACCCACTACGTGGCCACCCGCAAGGGCATCGCCACACTGGCCGTGGTGCTTGGCGCCTTTGCCGCCTGCTGGCTGCCCTTCGCTGTCTACTGCCTGCTGGGTGAtgcccactccctgcccctcTACACCTATCTCACCCTTCTCCCTGCCACCTACAACTCCATGATCAACCCCATCATCTATGCCTTCCGCAACCAGGACGTGCAGAAGGTGTTGTGGGCTGTCTGCTGCGGCTGTTCTTCTTCCAAGATCCTTTTCCGATCCCGTTCCCCCAGTGATGTCTAG